The following DNA comes from Planktothrix sp. FACHB-1365.
TAGATACCTATTTACGAAGTCAACTCGAACATCAATTAATTTCTCTGTTATCTTTTTATCGAGGAGTTACATTATTTGTTACTCATAATTTAGAGGAGGCTTATCGAGTTTGTGAGAATCTTTTAGTCATGGATCAGGGAAAAGCGATCGCTTTTGATGTTAAACAAAACATTTTTGAGCATCCTCCTAATTTCCGCACGGCTCAACTCACTGAATGTAAAAACTTTTCTCGAGCAATTAGCCACAATTCTCAAACGGTAGAAGCGTTAGATTGGGGGTGTAGGTTACGAGTAATTGAACCCATTCAAGAACCTCTAGCTTATGTGGGAATTCGTGCCCATCAATTAAGCTTTCCTACAGATCCAAGTTCAGACAATACTTTTCCCTGCTGGCTGGCTAATACCAATGAAACTCAACATCGGATCACGTTATATCTTAAGTTAGCTTCTCCACCTGAAAATTTGGAAGATTATCATTTACAAGCCGAAGTTTTTAAAGAAAAATGGGCAACTTTAAAAGATCGTCCTCTCCCTTGGTTGGTGCAGTTACATTCTTTACGGTTATTTTTAATGTCGGAATAAATCAGTCTAATCTCTAACAAGGGGTTAAAAGAAGGTAAAGATTTTATTCCTAAAATTCTCTGATAAAATATTAAGATTTAGTTAGGGGTATATCTGCGGATATGCCTCTACGTTTAATTGAATTTACTTCAGTATTTTTCCAATTTTTTATTTTAGTAAAATAAGGGAGATTTATGAAAATAATTGAAATTCTATTGTTTTTATTGATTGATGCTTTTTTAATGATTATTTCACAATTTAAGGCTTGTTTCTTAGGGGTTTTAATGATACTCTATTTCTAAGGTTAAAGTGTTGCCTTAAATGCTTGACATAATTTTTTATCTGAAAGAAAAATTGACTTTTTTTCAACCTTGCTATTAATATCAAGCTTCCTCAGTATTTCAGAAAAAATGATCCAATCAGACTTAAGAAATAATTCCAATCCAAGGGTAGTTGGATGGGGATTATTGTGAGATTCCTCATCAATCTGATTGAATCGAAGTCAAGTTTGTTCTCAAATTGAGAACCGTTTATTGCAGCTACTCATAACTCCTAAATTTGGCTTAGAACAACCCAAGGAGGAAATTATGAAAGCCAAGGATATTATGACACAAGAAGTCGCCATAATTCGAGGTTCTGCAACGGTAGCCGAAGCTGTTCGACTGATGCGCTTAAAAGAAGTTCGGGCACTGATTGTTGAAGCTCGTCATCCAGAAGATGCCTATGGCATTGTCACGGAAACGGATATTATTGCTAAAGTCGTGGCTTACGGAAAAGACCCCAAACAGGTGCGAGTTTACGAAATTATGAGTAAACCTTGTATTGTGGTCAATCCTGATCTGAATCTGGAATATGTAGCCCGCTTATTTGCCAATACAGGGGTTTGGCGAGCTCCGGTTATTCAAGGGGAATTATTGGGGATTATTTCAGTCACCGATATTTTAATGCAAGGTGATTTCCTAGAAAATCCTAAATTAGTCTATCTCCAACAAAAGCTTCAGGAAGCCATCTCGAATGCTCGTTCTATTTCCGCCACCTCTGGTGATGATTCTAAAGCTGCGGCTGAAGCGTGGGAGTTGGTGGATGAAATTGAAGCCGAAGCGGGTTTTTATGGAGCTTTAAAAGCAGACAAAACCGCTAAGGAACTCTTTTTTGAACGGGAATCTCAGCCGGTTTCTATCAGCTAAACAATCGGGGTCAATGAGATAACCTGAATCCATGTCCAGCCATTGAGATTCGGTGATGTCATGTTAGGGCTAGATTTTTCTGGCTTCTTCCTCTAACCCCCTCTTTTTGTTTGAATAGTGATCGCACTCCAGTTATTTTGGTTCATAAATCAGTGCGATCACTCAATTCAATATTCTTTAACGTTATGTGCTTGCTATATAATCATTATCAACTATTTCTCTCCTTATGCCTGTTTAAGTCCCGCTAGTAAAATTTCGCAGGTTTCACCGTTATATCCTCGTTTCGGTTCCACAAAAACTTGATCACCCGCTTGAAGTTGTAGTTTGGTAAACTGTTCTTTACTTAAATGGGCAACAATTGGACGCTCATCAGCTAAGATTAAATCCACTTGAATATCCCATCCTAAATGAGTTACCCGTTTGACTAAAGCTGGAGACCTCAAATCTAAGTGATTGGTGATGTGAAGTTCAAGATCATGGGGACGAATAAAAATATTAGAAGTAGTAGGAGCCACTAAACCCAAATCTTGGAAAAGTGCAGCATGACTGGGTAATACATTAACAGTTCCGATAAATTGCATCACAAAAGGTGTCGCCGGTTGATCATAAATTTCTGAAGGGGTTCCCACCTGTTCTATTTTGCCTTGATTCATGACAACAATTTCATCGGCTACCGCCATTGCTTCTTCTTGGTCATGGGTGACAAAAACGCTTGTGACATGAACTTCATCATGTAATTGTCGTAACCAACTCCGCAATTCTAAGCGCACTTTAGCATCTAACGCCCCAAAGGGTTCATCGAGTAATAAAACCTGGGGTTGAACTGCTAAAGCACGCGCTAAAGCCACCCGTTGACGTTGACCCCCAGACAGTTGAGATGGATAACGATTTCCTAATCCTTTTAACTGAATTAATTCGAGTAATTCTTCAACTCTAGCTTTAATTTTGGGTCGAGGATATTTACGAATTTCTAAACCAAAGGCAATATTTTGGCGAACCGTCAGATGCTTAAACAGGGCATAATGTTGGAATACAAATCCAATATTTCGCCGTCGAACATCTAAATGAGTGGTATCTTGACCATTAATAATAATTTGTCCGCTATCAGGGGATTCTAAACCAGCGATCGCTCTTAATAAGGTTGATTTTCCCGAACCTGATGGCCCTAATAAAGCCACTAATTTTCCTTCTTTAACTTCCAAGTTAATCTTATCTAAGGCTTGAAAATTACCGAATAATTTAGAAACATTTTTAACCAGAATACTCATAATACCTCTAAAGTTAATTGAAAAACAACAAGTTTCAAAAAAAGCTTAATGATGATTGGTTTTGCGTTCTAAAATTTCTTTCAAAACTAAAGTCACTAACGCCAGTAACGCTAAAATAGTAGCGGCACCAAAAGCGGCTTCAGTTTGATAATTTTTGTAGGCTTGTTCCACAAAGGTTGGTAAGGTTAAAGTTCGACCTGCAATTAATCCAGAAACAACAGCGACGGCTCCAAATTCACCCATAGCTCTCGCATTAGTTAATAGAACACCATAGAGTAAACCCCATTTAATATTAGGAAGGGTTACACGCCAGAAGATTTGAAAATCTTGAGCCCCTAAAGTGCGGGCGGCTTCTTCCTGTTCTGAACCCACTTCTTCTAAAACCGGAATCACTTCTCTGGCGACAAAAGGTAAAGAAACAAATAGCGTTGCAAGTACCATTCCGGGGAGGGAAAATAATACTTTAATATCAGCATTTTGTAACGCTGCACCAAACCAACCATTGCGACCATATAACAACACAATCATTAACCCGGCTACCACGGGAGAAATGGCAAAGGGTAGGTCAATAATACTGATTAATAAGGTACGACCCGGAAATTGATTTCGAGCAATTACCCAAGCGGCACAGAGCCCAAATAAAGTATTAAGGGGAACCACAATCAATGCAATAATTAAAGTCAGTTGCATTGCGCTTTGAAAATCGCGGGTATTGATGGCGGTGATAA
Coding sequences within:
- a CDS encoding CBS domain-containing protein codes for the protein MKAKDIMTQEVAIIRGSATVAEAVRLMRLKEVRALIVEARHPEDAYGIVTETDIIAKVVAYGKDPKQVRVYEIMSKPCIVVNPDLNLEYVARLFANTGVWRAPVIQGELLGIISVTDILMQGDFLENPKLVYLQQKLQEAISNARSISATSGDDSKAAAEAWELVDEIEAEAGFYGALKADKTAKELFFERESQPVSIS
- a CDS encoding sulfate/molybdate ABC transporter ATP-binding protein, which encodes MSILVKNVSKLFGNFQALDKINLEVKEGKLVALLGPSGSGKSTLLRAIAGLESPDSGQIIINGQDTTHLDVRRRNIGFVFQHYALFKHLTVRQNIAFGLEIRKYPRPKIKARVEELLELIQLKGLGNRYPSQLSGGQRQRVALARALAVQPQVLLLDEPFGALDAKVRLELRSWLRQLHDEVHVTSVFVTHDQEEAMAVADEIVVMNQGKIEQVGTPSEIYDQPATPFVMQFIGTVNVLPSHAALFQDLGLVAPTTSNIFIRPHDLELHITNHLDLRSPALVKRVTHLGWDIQVDLILADERPIVAHLSKEQFTKLQLQAGDQVFVEPKRGYNGETCEILLAGLKQA
- the cysW gene encoding sulfate ABC transporter permease subunit CysW — its product is MLSRSSIKPDSSQPLPWVQWLLIGIALLYLGLILFIPAIAVFYEAFHKGTQEFITAINTRDFQSAMQLTLIIALIVVPLNTLFGLCAAWVIARNQFPGRTLLISIIDLPFAISPVVAGLMIVLLYGRNGWFGAALQNADIKVLFSLPGMVLATLFVSLPFVAREVIPVLEEVGSEQEEAARTLGAQDFQIFWRVTLPNIKWGLLYGVLLTNARAMGEFGAVAVVSGLIAGRTLTLPTFVEQAYKNYQTEAAFGAATILALLALVTLVLKEILERKTNHH